One part of the Mesorhizobium sp. M4B.F.Ca.ET.058.02.1.1 genome encodes these proteins:
- a CDS encoding zeta toxin family protein gives MDKAVENEDRVQYPAGLLEWAGHRSGGVRRLFDDSSGRPGKDIFETNLLFRLRTWARNIAADNAGVPRVVLLVGGPGNGKTEAVEATVKELDAALGCSGNLVAELARSYHPPEGMPVPRLVAADALSAGQQARHLRVEIVQDASVGGQSAAIQLVRELEQALASRAVAYICCVNRGVLDDALIHAIDSGLDKSQELLEAVVRAVSQASGAPSCWPLEDYPDVAAWPMDSESLTEPTDNGGEAPAAAVLGRAVDPSHWPMPGACEAGSSCPFCGSRKALAGTKESTAFLRMLRWFELGTGKRWAFRDIFSLASYLLAGNGTSQHGVSVDPCKWAASLVEADKQAQLRGRPRREVSAALFWLVSAQYEHALFHRWDRGLPASLLKDIRDLGLQEDNTAMGLHYFLQSRTAGYVPAPIATLLDSFVELLDPAMSSPDMEVALWGGTVRLGEFDARFSRSVREGLDYAVGRRALSSNERMLLERLSVLDELLAVPRLRLRRPGAASRIQRVVRDFACRIARRSIGARNAAVPDAKTLEAFQNVVADADGRGHDLREVANQVEDLLNDEHNFKVSLTTTFGQPLPPPRRRATLVVPRRRVVPRDAARDGRPRPSICFLDVEVGPTLQPVALTYDLFKAVSDLDHGLSPASLPRSVLALLDTTRARIAGSIVRDRDVRERPTIVLGEAVTIERYRGRFEVQKRGGTR, from the coding sequence ATGGACAAGGCCGTGGAGAACGAGGATAGGGTGCAATATCCGGCGGGGTTGCTTGAATGGGCGGGTCACCGCAGCGGTGGGGTGAGGCGGCTGTTCGACGATAGCAGCGGCCGGCCCGGCAAAGATATCTTCGAGACCAACCTCCTCTTTCGCCTTCGAACCTGGGCAAGGAACATCGCAGCAGATAACGCCGGTGTTCCCCGCGTGGTGTTGCTGGTTGGTGGCCCAGGCAATGGCAAGACTGAGGCCGTCGAGGCGACGGTCAAAGAACTCGACGCTGCGCTTGGTTGCTCCGGTAACCTGGTAGCCGAGCTGGCACGGTCGTATCATCCGCCCGAGGGCATGCCAGTGCCTCGGCTTGTCGCCGCGGACGCCTTGTCGGCAGGCCAACAAGCCAGGCATCTTAGGGTAGAAATCGTCCAAGATGCCTCGGTAGGAGGCCAGTCTGCCGCAATCCAGCTGGTGAGGGAGCTAGAGCAAGCGCTGGCATCGCGGGCAGTGGCCTACATATGCTGTGTAAACCGCGGTGTCCTCGACGACGCCCTGATACATGCGATCGACTCGGGGCTCGACAAGTCGCAAGAATTGCTGGAGGCCGTCGTGCGCGCGGTAAGCCAAGCGTCTGGCGCCCCATCTTGCTGGCCGCTTGAAGATTACCCTGACGTCGCAGCCTGGCCGATGGACTCAGAGTCGCTGACGGAGCCAACCGACAACGGTGGCGAAGCTCCTGCCGCTGCGGTGCTCGGGCGTGCGGTGGATCCTTCGCACTGGCCAATGCCAGGGGCTTGCGAGGCAGGCAGCTCCTGTCCCTTCTGCGGCAGCCGAAAGGCCTTGGCCGGCACCAAGGAGTCAACTGCGTTCCTTCGCATGCTACGATGGTTCGAGCTCGGCACCGGAAAGCGCTGGGCATTCCGAGATATCTTTTCCTTGGCCTCCTACTTGCTCGCTGGAAATGGGACAAGCCAGCACGGGGTATCCGTCGATCCGTGCAAATGGGCCGCGTCCCTGGTGGAGGCTGACAAGCAGGCCCAACTAAGGGGCAGACCAAGGCGGGAGGTATCGGCCGCGTTGTTTTGGCTAGTCTCGGCGCAGTATGAGCACGCGTTGTTCCACCGGTGGGACCGAGGCCTGCCTGCCTCCTTGCTCAAGGACATCCGGGACCTCGGGCTTCAGGAGGACAACACTGCGATGGGGTTGCACTATTTCCTGCAATCTCGCACGGCGGGATATGTCCCGGCACCAATCGCGACACTCCTTGATTCCTTCGTGGAGTTGCTTGACCCAGCTATGTCATCGCCCGACATGGAGGTGGCCTTGTGGGGCGGCACGGTCCGACTAGGGGAATTCGACGCGCGCTTCAGTCGCTCCGTCCGCGAGGGCCTGGATTACGCGGTTGGCCGCCGGGCATTGTCGTCCAATGAGCGCATGCTACTGGAGCGACTCTCGGTGCTGGATGAGCTTCTTGCCGTCCCGCGATTGCGACTGAGACGTCCAGGCGCGGCCAGCCGAATCCAACGCGTCGTCAGGGATTTCGCGTGCCGGATTGCGCGTCGCAGCATCGGGGCACGGAACGCGGCCGTGCCAGATGCAAAGACGCTCGAGGCCTTCCAGAACGTAGTCGCGGATGCCGACGGACGGGGGCACGACTTGCGCGAAGTCGCGAACCAGGTGGAGGATCTGCTCAACGATGAGCATAACTTCAAGGTGTCGTTGACGACGACGTTCGGCCAGCCGCTGCCGCCGCCACGCCGCCGCGCCACGCTCGTTGTGCCCCGCCGCCGAGTCGTCCCGAGAGACGCCGCCCGGGATGGCCGGCCGCGCCCTTCGATTTGCTTCCTGGACGTGGAGGTAGGGCCGACGCTGCAACCGGTCGCGCTGACCTACGACCTTTTCAAGGCGGTGAGTGACCTCGACCATGGCTTGTCGCCCGCCTCGCTGCCCCGCAGCGTCCTTGCGCTCCTCGATACGACGAGGGCAAGGATAGCCGGCTCCATCGTCCGGGACCGCGACGTGCGCGAGCGTCCTACCATCGTGCTGGGCGAGGCGGTGACGATCGAAAGATACAGGGGCCGCTTTGAGGTACAGAAGCGAGGGGGTACCCGATGA